Part of the Fundidesulfovibrio terrae genome is shown below.
CCGGGCCGGGGCGAAAGCCCCGGCCCAGGGCGCGCCGTTACTTCTTGAAGATGTCGGTCTTGCTGATGTTCATGAACCGCAGGGCCTTGCCCTCTTCCTTGTAGTACACCCGGACCTCGTCCCCGGCGTCCCATGTGGAGTCGGGCCAGGACATGTACTCGTCGGGCACGCTGAAGGTCACCAGCAGCTTCTGGCGTCCCGAGTAGACGGTGATGGTCTTCTTGGCCTTGTCCACCATGGGGAACACCTTGGCCTTGCCGGAATCCTTGTCGAAGACCAGGGGGTGGTCCTTGTCCACGTTCTCCTGGATGTCGTGGATCTTGAAGGCGATGGTCTTGAAGGCCTGGGCCTGGGGATCGTAGATCACGACCTGGCTCTTCTGGGTGTCGAGCTTCATCCTGAGCCCGGCTTTGGGGGCGGGACCCATCTCTTCGGGGTTGGCCGGGAGGGTGTAGGTCACGGGAGGCAGGCCCGAGTAGTCGGGGGTCAAGGGCTCGGCCTTCTTGTCCCGGATGAACGTCACCTTGCCGGACTGCTTGTCGTAGGCCACCACGCGGCCCTGGTCCACCTTGCCGAAGTCGCTGCACCCGAAGAGGAATGCCAGCGCCAGGGCGGCCACGAGAAGGGATATGCGCTTCATTTCGTATTCTCCTAGGCTCTGTGCGGGTTAAGCGGCCTTCTTGTTGGCCAGTTCCTGCTTGGCTCCCTGGATCATCTTCACGAAGATGTAGGCGCTCATGCCGAACACCAGACCCAGGATGAGCACCGTTGAGGCTACGTCCATGGCCTTGTAGAGTTCCTTGTAGGCGGAGCCGAGCATCTTCATGGCGATGGACACGGCGCAGCCGACGACGGCCAGGCCGAAGGCCACGCGGATGCCGTAGCCCTTGATGTACTTGGTAGCCACGGTGCCGACCTGGGCGCCGATGGACGCTCCGCAGAGCATGACGATGGCGGCCACCAGCTCGGTGCGGCCCTTGAAGGTGTAGGAAGCCGCGCCGTATAAGCCGGAAATCATGACCTCGAACAGGTCGGTGCCCACGGCCACGTGGGTGGGACAGCCCACCAGGTAGATCAGGGCGGGCATGCGGATGAGGCCGCCGCCGATGCCCAGGATGCCGGCCAGCCAACCGGTGAGGAAGCTCACGCCGATGGGCAGCCAGGCGGAACAGGTGATGCCTGCGGCCTGCAGGTGCACCATGGGGGGAATCTTGATCTTGTGCAGGGTCTTGTGCCACTCGATGCCGGTGGCCAGCTTGTCCACTTCCTGCCCGGCGGCCCTGGCGGCCTTTTCCTTCTGCAGGCGCTTGTTGACGTCGTGGAAGACCATCCAGGCGATGAGGAACAGCAGCACCAGATAAATGTAGCGCACGACCTTTTCCACGCTGCCGATGCGTTCAAGCCACATGACCATTTGCGCGCCGACCTCGAAGCCGCCCACCGTGCCCACGATCATGATGAAGCCCAGCTTGTAGTCCACGTTGCCGAACTTGCCGTGGCGCAGGGTGGCGATGAGGGACTTGCCCGCCATGTGGGCGATGTCCGTGCCGATGGCGAAGGCCATGGGGAAGCCCAGGATGTTCAGGCCGGGCGTGACCATCCACGCGCCGCCCATGCCGAAGAAGCCGCCGATGATGCCGACGCCCACGCCCAGGATGACCAGGCCGGGCCAGAAGATTTTCACGCCCGCAATGGGCATCAGGATATAGAGCCATTCCATGGTGTTTCTCCTCCCCCGGCTTAGTGTTCAGCGAGGTCGCGGTTCTTCAGGTCCAGCCCGATCCAGTGCATGATGATGTCCGCCAGGACGCCGAAGATCATGCCGATGGTCGGAATCAGGGCCACTGTCAGGAGCGTGAAGTACAGGTGGCTCTCGTTGTAGAGGCTGGCCCACCAACCCATGATGCCGTCGAGCTTGCGGGTGTCCGCCACCAGGACGATGGGCGCGCCGCCGCCGCCCGCCGCCAGGGCCAGGCCCGGGACGGTCAGGGCCAGGAACAGGGAGATGAACAGTTGCTTGATCCTTTTCATGGTCTCTCTCCTTGGGAATTCCGGTTTAGCGCAGCACCAGCACGGAGCATGGGGCGTGGGCCACGACCTTGGATGTCACGCTGCCGATCAGGAACCGGTCGAGAGCGCTCTTGCTCTTGCTGCCCATGATGATCAGGTCCATGGCGTTGTCGGCGGCGTAGCGTACGATGA
Proteins encoded:
- a CDS encoding DUF4881 domain-containing protein; its protein translation is MKRISLLVAALALAFLFGCSDFGKVDQGRVVAYDKQSGKVTFIRDKKAEPLTPDYSGLPPVTYTLPANPEEMGPAPKAGLRMKLDTQKSQVVIYDPQAQAFKTIAFKIHDIQENVDKDHPLVFDKDSGKAKVFPMVDKAKKTITVYSGRQKLLVTFSVPDEYMSWPDSTWDAGDEVRVYYKEEGKALRFMNISKTDIFKK
- a CDS encoding sulfite exporter TauE/SafE family protein gives rise to the protein MEWLYILMPIAGVKIFWPGLVILGVGVGIIGGFFGMGGAWMVTPGLNILGFPMAFAIGTDIAHMAGKSLIATLRHGKFGNVDYKLGFIMIVGTVGGFEVGAQMVMWLERIGSVEKVVRYIYLVLLFLIAWMVFHDVNKRLQKEKAARAAGQEVDKLATGIEWHKTLHKIKIPPMVHLQAAGITCSAWLPIGVSFLTGWLAGILGIGGGLIRMPALIYLVGCPTHVAVGTDLFEVMISGLYGAASYTFKGRTELVAAIVMLCGASIGAQVGTVATKYIKGYGIRVAFGLAVVGCAVSIAMKMLGSAYKELYKAMDVASTVLILGLVFGMSAYIFVKMIQGAKQELANKKAA
- a CDS encoding DVU0150 family protein — its product is MKRIKQLFISLFLALTVPGLALAAGGGGAPIVLVADTRKLDGIMGWWASLYNESHLYFTLLTVALIPTIGMIFGVLADIIMHWIGLDLKNRDLAEH